The genomic stretch AGCTGGTCCCGGCGGCGCCGGTAGCGCAGCCGGCACGCGCGTACGTGCCGGTCGTAGGCGTGGCTGTCGATCAGTTCGGCGAGCGCGAGCTGGCCGATGGTCTCGGTGTGGTGGTCGCTGTGCAGCTTGGCGTCGGCGACCGCGTCGACCAGCTGCGGCGGCAGCACCATCCAGCCGAGCCGCAGCGCCGGGCCGAGCGTCTTGGAGGCGGTGCCGAGGTACACCACCCGGCCGGGTGCCATGCCCTGCAGCGCGCCCACCGGCTGGCGGTCGTAGCGGAACTCCCCGTCGTAGTCGTCCTCGACGATCAGTCCGCCACACGCGCGTGCCCAGTCGCCGAGTGCCCGCCGCCGCTCCGGGTGCAGGGTCACACCGGTCGGGTACTGGTGCGCCGGGGTGACCACCACGGCGGCCGCCTCGCCCAGCTGCTCGGGGCGCACCCCGCGTGCGTCGACCGGCACCGGCAGGACCGTTCCGCCGTTGCGCCGTACGACCTCCCGGTGGAACGGCAGCCCGGGGTCCTCCATGGCGACGGCGGCGCCGTCCAGCACGCGCGTGAGCAGCGCGAGGCCCTGGACGTACCCGGAGGTGATGACGATCCGCTCCGGCGGCGCGAGCACCCCGCGCGCCCGGCCCAGATAGCCGGAGAGCGCCGTGCGCAGCTCGATCCGGCCGCGCGGGTCGCCGTAGTCGTACGCCAGTGAGGGTGCCGTCGCGATGGCCCGGCGCAGCGCGCGCAGCCAGGCGGCCGCCGGGAAGGCGCCGACGTCCGGGCTGCCGGGGCGCAGATCGAAACGCGGGGCACGCGTGCGTGTCGCCGTGCCGGGTTCCGCCGACTCGACGGCGGGCAGCTCGGCGACCCGGGTGCCCGAGCCCTGGCGCGCCGTCAGATATCCCTCGGCGACGAGCTGGTCGTAGGCGGCCTTGGTGGTGCCGCGCGAGATCCCGAGCTCGGCCGCGAGCCGCCGGGTGGCCGGCAGCCGGGTCCCGGGCGCGAGCCGCCCGTCCCGTACGGCATCCCGCAGCGCCCGTTCGAGCCCGATACGACGGCCGTCCGCCGAGTCGGGTTCGAGATGCAGATCCACACCCACACCGGACCAGAAGTCGTTCACGAAAACCTTCCCCCTAGGCACGCGAATGGCCGGGCACCTCCCCGGTACCCGGCCATTCAAACGCAGATCAGCCCTTCAGCGCGGCCATCCACGCCTCGACCTCGTCGGAGCGGCGCGGCAGCCCGGCCGAAAGGTTCCTGTTGCCGTCCTCCGTGACCAGGATGTCGTCCTCGATCCGCACACCGATCCCCCGGTACTCCTCCGGCACGGTCAGGTCGTCGGCCTGGAAGTACAGCCCCGGCTCGACGGTGAGGACCATGCCCGGCTCCAGCGTGCCGTCCACGTACGTCTCGGTCCGCGCGGCGGCGCAGTCGTGGACGTCCATGCCGAGCATGTGACCGGTGCCGTGCAGGGTCCAGCGGCGCTGCAGGCCCAGCTCCAGGACGCGTTCGACCGGGCCCTCGACCAGGCCCCACTCGACGAGCCTCGTGGCGAGCACGTGCTGGGCGGCGTCGTGGAAGTCGCGGTACTTGGCGCCAGGCTGTACGGCCGCGATACCGGCCTCCTGGGCCTCGTACACCGCGTCGTAGATCTTCTTCTGGATCTCGCTGTACGTGCCGTTGACCGGCAGCGTGCGCGTGACGTCGGCGGTGTACAGCGTGTGGGTCTCCACGCCGGCGTCGAGCAGGAGCAGGTCGCCGGAGCGGACCGGGCCGTCGTTGCGGACCCAGTGCAGCGTGCAGGCGTGCGGGCCGGCGGCGCAGATGGAGCCGTAGCCGACGTCGTTGCCCTCCACGCGCGCGCGGAGGAAGAAGGTGCCCTCGATGTAGCGCTCGCTGGTCGCCTCGGCCTTGTCGAGGACCTTCACGACGTCCTCGAAGCCGCGGACCGTCGAGTCGACGGCCTTCTGCAGCTCGCCGATCTCGAAGTCGTCCTTGACCAGCCGGGCCTCGGAGAGGAAGACGCGCAGCTCCTCGTCGCGTTCGGCGGTGACCTTGTCGGTCAGGGCGGCCTCGATGCCGGCGTCGTAGCCGCGGACCACGCGGACCGGGCCGGTGGCCTCGCGGAGCTGGCCGGCGAGCTCGCGCACGTCGGCGGCCGGGATGCCGTGGAGCGCCTCGGACTCGGTGAGGGAGTGGCGGCGGCCGACCCACAGCTCGCCCTGGCCGGAGAGCCAGAACTCGCCGTTCTCGCGGTCGGAGCGGGGCA from Streptomyces roseochromogenus subsp. oscitans DS 12.976 encodes the following:
- a CDS encoding aminopeptidase P family protein, which gives rise to MADELNPAVPDEAATAAGPETESEEPIKQRKNGLYPGVSDELAENMKSGWADTELRDLQPIPQAAETARRRAALSARFPGERLVIPAGNLKTRSNDTEYAFRSSVEYAYLTGNQTEDGVLVLEPAAEGHEATIYLLPRSDRENGEFWLSGQGELWVGRRHSLTESEALHGIPAADVRELAGQLREATGPVRVVRGYDAGIEAALTDKVTAERDEELRVFLSEARLVKDDFEIGELQKAVDSTVRGFEDVVKVLDKAEATSERYIEGTFFLRARVEGNDVGYGSICAAGPHACTLHWVRNDGPVRSGDLLLLDAGVETHTLYTADVTRTLPVNGTYSEIQKKIYDAVYEAQEAGIAAVQPGAKYRDFHDAAQHVLATRLVEWGLVEGPVERVLELGLQRRWTLHGTGHMLGMDVHDCAAARTETYVDGTLEPGMVLTVEPGLYFQADDLTVPEEYRGIGVRIEDDILVTEDGNRNLSAGLPRRSDEVEAWMAALKG
- a CDS encoding PLP-dependent aminotransferase family protein is translated as MNDFWSGVGVDLHLEPDSADGRRIGLERALRDAVRDGRLAPGTRLPATRRLAAELGISRGTTKAAYDQLVAEGYLTARQGSGTRVAELPAVESAEPGTATRTRAPRFDLRPGSPDVGAFPAAAWLRALRRAIATAPSLAYDYGDPRGRIELRTALSGYLGRARGVLAPPERIVITSGYVQGLALLTRVLDGAAVAMEDPGLPFHREVVRRNGGTVLPVPVDARGVRPEQLGEAAAVVVTPAHQYPTGVTLHPERRRALGDWARACGGLIVEDDYDGEFRYDRQPVGALQGMAPGRVVYLGTASKTLGPALRLGWMVLPPQLVDAVADAKLHSDHHTETIGQLALAELIDSHAYDRHVRACRLRYRRRRDQLLDRLGAGRSVHGIAAGLHALIDVPDEAEVLARAEAEGLALGALGDHWHAPGPGRPQGLVVGYGTPRERAYPEALEVLAKVLTA